The following are encoded together in the Populus trichocarpa isolate Nisqually-1 chromosome 5, P.trichocarpa_v4.1, whole genome shotgun sequence genome:
- the LOC18098883 gene encoding superoxide dismutase [Cu-Zn] 2 produces MVKAVAVLNSSEGVSGTIFFTQEGDGPTTVTGNLSGLKPGLHGFHVHALGDTTNGCMSTGPHFNPVGKEHGAPEDENRHAGDLGNVTVGDDGTATFTIIDKQIPLTGPHSIIGRAVVVHGDPDDLGKGGHELSKTTGNAGGRVACGIIGLQG; encoded by the exons ATGGTGAAGGCTGTAGCTGTTCTTAATAGCAGTGAAGGTGTGAGTGGCACCATCTTCTTTACCCAAGAAGGAGATG GCCCAACTACTGTAACTGGAAACCTTTCTGGTCTTAAGCCAGGCCTTCATGGCTTCCACGTCCATGCCCTTGGAGACACCACAAATGGCTGCATGTCAACTG GGCCGCATTTTAATCCTGTAGGCAAGGAGCATGGTGCCCCTGAGGATGAGAATCGTCATGCTGGTGATCTGGGAAATGTCACTGTTGGTGATGATG GCACTGCTACTTTCACAATCATTGACAAACAGATTCCTCTTACTGGACCACATTCCATTATTGGAAGGGCTGTTGTTGTTCATGGAGATCCTGATGATCTTGGCAAGg gAGGACATGAACTCAGCAAAACCACTGGTAATGCTGGTGGCAGAGTAGCATGCG GTATTATTGGTCTGCAAGGTTGA